The Fusobacterium sp. SYSU M8D902 nucleotide sequence GGATGTAATAAGAGCTAATCATCCAGAGAAATTAGCAGATATATTTATATCAGCAGGATTTGATCTATTTTTTGAGGATAAGCTTATGGGAAAATTTAAAAAAGAGCATATATTTAAAGATATAACAGGGATAGAGAGATACAACAGAGATTTTCAAAATGACGAGATCTCTTTAAAAGATCCAGATGGAGATTACTCTATGTTAGGAGTTGTTCCAGCTATATTTTTAGTAAATAGAGATATGCTAGGAGATAGAGAGGTACCAAGATCTTGGAAAGATATATTAAAATCAGAGTTTAAAAAATCAGTAAGTTTACCAATATCTGATTTTGATCTTTTTAACTCAATCTTAGTAAATATTAATAAAAATTATGGAGAAGAGGGAATTGAAAAGTTAGGAAAAGCTTTGTTACAGAATTTACATCCAGCTCAAATGGTAAAGTCTGATAAATTAAAAGAGAACATACCAACAGTTACAATAATGCCTTACTTTTTTACAAAAATGATAAAAGAAGATGGTCCAATGATACCTATTTGGCCAGAAGATGGAGCTGTTATCTCACCAATATTTATGTTGACTAAGAAAGAAAAAGAGGAAAAAATAAAAAAAATAGTAAACTATCTAGCTGGAGAAGAGGTTGGAAAGATATTTTCTCATCAAGGATTATTTCCAACTGTAAATCCAAATGTTGGTAATAGACTTGAAGATAAAAAGTTTATGTGGTGTGGTTGGGATTACATACACGATAACAATATTGGTGAAATTCTAGAAAAATGTAAGAGTATATTTTTTAAAGCGAGTGAGGAGGAGTAAGATGAACTTAATAACAGTTTCAGGTCCACCTTCATCAGGTAAAACCTCTCTTATTATAAAAACAATAGAGAGTTTGAAAAAGCGTGGAATAAAGATAGGAGTAGTCAAATTTGATTGTCTATATACAGATGATGATAAGCTGTATGAAAAAATAGGTGTTCCTGTAAAGAAGGGACTTTCAGGATCATTATGTCCAGATCATTTTTTTGTAAGTAATATTGAAGAGGTTGTAAAATGGGGAGTAGAACAGAAGTTAGATCTTTTGATAACAGAGAGTGCAGGTCTATGTAATAGATGTTCACCATATATCAAAGATGTAAAAGCTATCTGTGTCATTGATAACCTAAGTGGAATTAATACACCTAAAAAAATTGGACCAATGTTGAAAAGTGCAGATATTGTTGTAATAACAAAGGGGGATATTGTTTCACAAGCAGAAAGAGAGGTATTTGCTATGAGGGTTATGAATGTAAATCCAAGAGCAATAATTATGCATGTAAATGCTCTAAATGGTCAGGGGGCTTATGAGTTTGGAAGTTTGATATATGATGAAAATGATAAAATTGAAAGCTTGAAAGGAAAGAGTTTAAGATTTTCTATGCCTTCTGCACTCTGTTCATACTGTTTAGGTGAGACTAGAATAGGAGAGGAACATCAGATGGGGAATGTAAGAAAGATAGATTTAAAAGATTCTGATTGTAGTGGTGATAGTTGTGGTAAATAGAGAGTTTTTATTGAGAAAACCTTTAAATGAAGTGATAGAAAAATACGCTTTTATTGAGGATTTTTTAAAAAATAATAGTATTGAATTTAAAAAAAATTTGAGTATTGAAGAGATAATATTCTCATATGATGAGGATATTTTAGAAGAAAAGGGACTAAATAGAGAGAGCTTTGTAGAGAATTTGGTAGAATTTTCAGAGCAGATGATAGATATATTAGGGTTGGATAGTAGTGTCGCAGAGGAGATAACAATATTACCTGGAATCAATAAATTTGGAGAAAAGGAGAAGTTTGATAAGATAGTAATAAAAAAAGGTGAGATAGTTTCTATAGTTGGTCCAACAGGAAGTGGAAAGAGTAGATTTTTGGCAGATATAGAGTGGGGAGCTCAAAATGATACACCTACTAAAAGAACTATATTAGTAAATGGTGAGCCTCTAGATAAAAAGAGTAGGTTTTCATCAAGTAATAGTTTGGTAGCACAACTTTCTCAAAATATGAACTTTATAATGGATTTAAGTGTGTATGAGTTTTTAGAGATGCATGCTAAAAGTAGAATGGTTGAAAATATAGAGTTAATAGTTGAAAAAATATTTAAAAAAGCCAATGAGTTAGCTGGTGAGAAGTTTGAAATGAGTACTCCTGTAACTAGCTTGAGTGGTGGACAATCAAGAGCATTGATGATCGCTGATACAGCTATTTTAAGCACTTCTCCAATAGTTTTGATAGATGAGATTGAAAATGCAGGGATAGATAGAGAGAAGGCATTGGAATTGTTGGTTGGAGAGGAAAAAATAGTGTTGATGGCTACACACGACCCATTATTAGCTTTGATGGGAGATAAAAGAATCATAATAAAAAATGGTGGGATATATAAAATAATGGAAGTATCAGAGAACGAAAAGGCTATTTTAGGGGATTTGAGTAAGTTAGATAGCATTGTTCAAAAGTTGAGAGATCAGCTTAGAGCTGGAGAGGAATTAAAATTTAAAATAAACGAATTATTGTAAACTATATTTATTTGATTTTGTTTAAAAAATATGATATAATACCCTTTGTAAAAAAATCAAAAAGGGGAGATAAATGCTTAATAGGATCGAAAAATTATTAAAAAAATGTAACAAAAAGAAAACAAGGATAACTTTAGGATTAGTAATATCTTTTTTAATGTCAGCAAATCTATTTGCTGAAGGGAATGAAATCAAAAAATTAGAGGATTTCTCTGAGATAAAAGAAATATTTAAGGGTAATAAAAGAATAGAGAAAAAATTAGCAGATGGAACTAAAATTACAATAAGATTTACAGATAGTAAAATAATAGTAGAACAAGAAAATAAAGAAACTTTTGGAATAAATTTAAACGATATAAAAAATATAAATAATTCTGATTTAGCAAAAAAAACTTATCTTAATTTAGTAAAGTCTTTAAAAAATTTAGAGACAAATACTGAAAAAGTAATAGAGGGAAGTTTTAATAGTATAGAAAATAATAATTTAGCTTTAGGAGCACAATTAATTCAGTCTAATAATATTGGAATAAATAATGGGATTATAAAATCTACCGATCAAGGACAAGCAGTAGATGGAATAGGAGTTAATAATGGAGTTATTTATAGTGATTTTGGACAGGTTATCTGGGATAAAGCTTTAGGAATAAATAATGGAATCATAAAAGTAAAAACACAAGGACAATATTCAAGTGTGGGAACTGCTGTAAATAATGGAGTTATTTATAGTAATAATTGGGGACAAATTTCAGATTTTGGAGTAGGAATAAATAATGGAATTATAGATAGTAATAACAATGGACAAAATATTAGTGAAGGAATAGGAATAAATAGTGGAATAATTAAAGGAGAAGAGGAAATAGGTCAAGCGTTGGAAGAATATAGTATAGGAATAAATAATGGAATTATAGAAAAAAATATGGGACAAAGTTCTAAAAAATATTCAATAGGATTTAATACAAACTCTATAACTTCTAAATATGTAGGACAATTTTCAGATAACAAAAGTATAGGAATAAATTTAGGAGAAATAATTAATAAAAAAGGACAATATTCTGGAATGGGTCAAGAAATACTAAATTTTGGAGTAAATAATGGAATTGTAAAGAGTATAGGAGGAATTGCACAGAAAGTTAATAATGGATTAGCTATTAATAATGGTATTTTAATGGGAAATACAGGACAAAGAATAGGTTATTATGGAACAGTTATAAATAACGGAATAATAATAGCAGAAAGTGCATATGAAACAGGAAAAAAAGAGAATAATAGAGATAAAGATTTTTATGCAAATGGAATAGCTTTAAAAAGAGATGAAAAAGGTAATTTAGTTATAAATAATAATTATAACTATAATGCAAATATTCATGTTTATGATAGGAAAGATTCAAATAAATTAAGTGAGTTATCATTAGTTTCTAAAAAGGTTGGACAGAATAAAAATGGATATAATATTTTTATTGATAATCTTAAAGAAAAAAATAATCAATTAGTATTAGATATTAATTTAGTAGATAATAAAGATAAAAAAAATAATTATGCAAATACTCATGTTACAACAGCAGTAGCTAAAGATAGTACAATAACAACTCCAGTAATAAAAGTAGAGCTTGATAATGCTAAAGATAATACTTCATTTACAATGGATAAATCAACAATTGTTGGATATTTTGAAAAAGATGGAACACTTGTTGATATGACAAAAAATAAAAATATAACTCTTAATAATAGTGTTATATCAGCAATTGGAGAAGATAGTACCAATGTAACAGCTCTTCAAGTAAAAGATGGAACAACTATAACTCTGAATAATAGTGTTGTAAATGGTAAATTAGTATTTGAAAATTCTAATACTGAAAATAAAGAGAATACATTAAATTTAAATTCTAAATATAATGGTGAAGATAAAAATATCTATGAAGATGGGACACAATTTATGACAAGTGTTTCAGATGTAGAATTTAAAGGAAAAACAAATGATACTATTGTTGTAAAAACAGAAAATAATAGTCAATTAACTACAACTGATAAGAATACAAAAGGATTTATCTCTATTGGAGATATAAGTTTTGGTGAGGGAAATGATAATCTAAAGATAAATTTTGAAGATTATAAAACAGGTCATTTAAATGTAGCTGGAACTATTGATTTTGGTAGTGATGAGGATAAATTAGAGTTTTCTGAAAAATTAGATACAACAAATGATTCTTTAACAAGTTTAGTCTTATTAAATAGTCTATTAGCACATACAAAAAATCTTGAAACTTTACAATTATCGAATGGGAATAATAGTGTTGTAGTAGGAGAGAATGGTATATCTCTTGAGTTTGCTGGAACATTAAAAGGTGGAACAGGAAATGACACATTTATTGTAAAGGGAAATAGTTCAGCTATAAATAATATTGATGGTGGATTAGGAGATAATACATTAAAACTTGGAAGAGTAGAAGCTACTGATAAGATAAATGAAAGTCAAACATATGACTCTAATTCATATGTTTCTATCAATGGAAATGTTTCAAATTTTTCTACTGTTGACATAAATACTAATATCAAACTTGGAGAGAAGGCTAGTTTTAGTGGTATAAAGGATAATACTCTAAATTTAAATAATAACTCTTTAATACTGGATATAAATAAAAACAATAAAGATAGTAGTGGAAATATTATTGGAAATGCTTTATATAATGATAAAAATAAAGATATGATATTTAAAGATATGGATAAGATAGTTTTTGATGTATCTGATTTTAACCAGAATGAAACTATTTTAACTAATAATTCAAGTATTAAAGATCATAAAGGTAAAATACAAGCAAACTCTTCAGTTCATGATATAGTTATCGGAGAAAATGGAAGTATAAAAGTAGAAGTAAGTGAAAACTTACCAAAACCACCAGTAGTAGAACCAGAAAAACCATCTGTTCCAGATAATACAACTCCAGAAAGTGGAACACAAAAGCCATCTACTCCAGATAACAATGTAAAACCAGATGAAAAACCACAAGCAGATTCAAATAAAGTGTATGAGCTTGTACCAAACTATAATTACCTAAATAAAATTTATCAAAGTGTAAAATCAGCAGGTATAGATTCAATGCAAAAAACTACTCAATTAACTGAGAACCCAGTAAAAGGAATTGTAAGTAAAACAGAAAGAGAGTCAATTATGGCTCAATTAGAGTTT carries:
- a CDS encoding ABC transporter substrate-binding protein — its product is MKYIDENMSVLEICKKYPESIDFFELKGFKNLKDENILKIMGSLTLKNVLLTKKIDAKIFVEFLNEYIDNSRKNVDITMVEKESTSQEISVMGLLPCPIRIPLLEGFNKFLEKNSELKVKYELKAASAGLDWLKEDVIRANHPEKLADIFISAGFDLFFEDKLMGKFKKEHIFKDITGIERYNRDFQNDEISLKDPDGDYSMLGVVPAIFLVNRDMLGDREVPRSWKDILKSEFKKSVSLPISDFDLFNSILVNINKNYGEEGIEKLGKALLQNLHPAQMVKSDKLKENIPTVTIMPYFFTKMIKEDGPMIPIWPEDGAVISPIFMLTKKEKEEKIKKIVNYLAGEEVGKIFSHQGLFPTVNPNVGNRLEDKKFMWCGWDYIHDNNIGEILEKCKSIFFKASEEE
- a CDS encoding GTP-binding protein — translated: MNLITVSGPPSSGKTSLIIKTIESLKKRGIKIGVVKFDCLYTDDDKLYEKIGVPVKKGLSGSLCPDHFFVSNIEEVVKWGVEQKLDLLITESAGLCNRCSPYIKDVKAICVIDNLSGINTPKKIGPMLKSADIVVITKGDIVSQAEREVFAMRVMNVNPRAIIMHVNALNGQGAYEFGSLIYDENDKIESLKGKSLRFSMPSALCSYCLGETRIGEEHQMGNVRKIDLKDSDCSGDSCGK
- a CDS encoding autotransporter outer membrane beta-barrel domain-containing protein — its product is MLNRIEKLLKKCNKKKTRITLGLVISFLMSANLFAEGNEIKKLEDFSEIKEIFKGNKRIEKKLADGTKITIRFTDSKIIVEQENKETFGINLNDIKNINNSDLAKKTYLNLVKSLKNLETNTEKVIEGSFNSIENNNLALGAQLIQSNNIGINNGIIKSTDQGQAVDGIGVNNGVIYSDFGQVIWDKALGINNGIIKVKTQGQYSSVGTAVNNGVIYSNNWGQISDFGVGINNGIIDSNNNGQNISEGIGINSGIIKGEEEIGQALEEYSIGINNGIIEKNMGQSSKKYSIGFNTNSITSKYVGQFSDNKSIGINLGEIINKKGQYSGMGQEILNFGVNNGIVKSIGGIAQKVNNGLAINNGILMGNTGQRIGYYGTVINNGIIIAESAYETGKKENNRDKDFYANGIALKRDEKGNLVINNNYNYNANIHVYDRKDSNKLSELSLVSKKVGQNKNGYNIFIDNLKEKNNQLVLDINLVDNKDKKNNYANTHVTTAVAKDSTITTPVIKVELDNAKDNTSFTMDKSTIVGYFEKDGTLVDMTKNKNITLNNSVISAIGEDSTNVTALQVKDGTTITLNNSVVNGKLVFENSNTENKENTLNLNSKYNGEDKNIYEDGTQFMTSVSDVEFKGKTNDTIVVKTENNSQLTTTDKNTKGFISIGDISFGEGNDNLKINFEDYKTGHLNVAGTIDFGSDEDKLEFSEKLDTTNDSLTSLVLLNSLLAHTKNLETLQLSNGNNSVVVGENGISLEFAGTLKGGTGNDTFIVKGNSSAINNIDGGLGDNTLKLGRVEATDKINESQTYDSNSYVSINGNVSNFSTVDINTNIKLGEKASFSGIKDNTLNLNNNSLILDINKNNKDSSGNIIGNALYNDKNKDMIFKDMDKIVFDVSDFNQNETILTNNSSIKDHKGKIQANSSVHDIVIGENGSIKVEVSENLPKPPVVEPEKPSVPDNTTPESGTQKPSTPDNNVKPDEKPQADSNKVYELVPNYNYLNKIYQSVKSAGIDSMQKTTQLTENPVKGIVSKTERESIMAQLEFYGKIFNSTPYAYSHKISKKSAMAITDDILASDRKVNEKEWIFGGKILGENSDNKNEFNGKNLHGVDSADSEVKIDSHIYGAYAYGEYGIRENTVIGFVVGGTKSSTDISGNSKLKGNSAVLSTYTKRDIGNVELKAGLGYQYGEYDSKRTVSNAYQSMSANKDYNDNTFVLFSGVKYSHSLDKDLHIEPYFNISLSHVKQDGIKEKEDQPLTLDVKGKTFTAVDTETGVDLVKEIKLSKGNLKAKAGTSIMYAIDGYEKEYITGKINGASSDFQMVAAESDRTKIKFKVSAEYEMENGISYSVSGNYRVSSNEKDYTVGMGIGYKF
- a CDS encoding ATP-binding cassette domain-containing protein, with the translated sequence MIDILGLDSSVAEEITILPGINKFGEKEKFDKIVIKKGEIVSIVGPTGSGKSRFLADIEWGAQNDTPTKRTILVNGEPLDKKSRFSSSNSLVAQLSQNMNFIMDLSVYEFLEMHAKSRMVENIELIVEKIFKKANELAGEKFEMSTPVTSLSGGQSRALMIADTAILSTSPIVLIDEIENAGIDREKALELLVGEEKIVLMATHDPLLALMGDKRIIIKNGGIYKIMEVSENEKAILGDLSKLDSIVQKLRDQLRAGEELKFKINELL